In the genome of Ensifer sp. WSM1721, the window ATGCGCTCTTTCGCTCCGTCGCGCCAGGTGCCGCCGATATAGAGTTGCGTTTGCGGATAGTCGGACATCACCTTCTCCGATGTTCTGAAATCAGTACCCCAGCGCGCAACCATCCTTGCGATGATCGGACGCGCCGAGCAGAGTTCCGTGTTGATGATCAATCCAGACCGCCTGTGCGCCGCCGATAGCCCATTTCGGTGGGATCACCTTAAAGCCCCGGCCCTCGAGGTTTGCGCCGATCGCGTTTCGAATTGCTTCCTCGGCTTCGATCGTCGTGGTGCCGGGGAGGGGGAACAGACGAGGAAGGTCGATTGCCGCTTGCATATCCATGCCATAGTCGAACAGCTTCGACAGAAAGTGCGCATGTCCCATGGCCTGATAGTGGCCGCCCATCACGCCGAATGAGAGGGCCGCTTTGCCGTTTCGCGTGACCATTCCTGGAATGATCGTGTGCATCGGCCTCTTGCGCGGACCGATCGCGTTCGGATGCCCCTCCGTCAGCACGAAACTCTGGCCGCGGTTGTGGAACAACACTCCCGATTTCGGGGCCATCAGGCCGCTGCCGTAGGGGTGGAAAATGGAATTGATGAAGCTGACGGCATTGCGATCTTTGTCGACCACGGAGATGTAGACCGTGTCCGAATGCTCGACACCATCGATGAAACCGCTGGCGTCGCAAGCCTGGTCCAGGTTGATCTTCGAGGCAAGCTCGTCGGCGAGCTCGTCCGACAAAAGAAAATCGACCGGCACGTCTGATATTGCCGCGTCCGCCAGCCACCGTTCGCGCGCAGCATAGGCGAGGCGGGTCGCCTCGACTTCGATGTGCAGGTTGTCGGCATTTAGAGGGTGACCCGACGGAGTGAAACGTTCGAGAATCTTGAGGATCATAAGAGCAATGATGCCTTGCCCATTGGGAGGGCATTCATGCACCGTCCATCCACGATAGGTCGCGCTGACAGGAGCAACGTATTCTCCGGCGGCGGAGGCGAAATCCTCAATGGTGTGCAGACCGCCGAGCGCCTGGAGATAAGAGACCATGTCTTCTGCGACGTCGCCGCGATAAAATGCGTCCCGCCCGTGCTTGCCGATGGCCGATAAAGTCTCAGCAAGCTCCGGCTGACGCTGAATCGATCCGACTGCGGGAGCTTCATCGTTGTCGAGGAAAATGCGGCGTGTCGATGAATCGAGTGTGAGCATCGCGCGCTGATGCGAAATGTCGGCGGCAACGCGCGGCGTGATGGCGTAGCCGTTCCGCGCAAGCGCGATCGCCGGCGCCAAGATGTCCGCCATGGACATGCGCCCATGATCTGCGACCAGTCGCGTCCAGGCATCGACGGCGCCTGGGATGGTCACCGCGTGAGGCGACGACCGCGCGATCTCCGAAATTCCCTGGTCCTTGAACCACTTGAAGGCAGCGGCGGCGGGCGTGCGACCCGACCCGTTATAGGCGATCACTTGGTCGCTTCCGTTGGGTGCCAGCAACGCGAAGCAATCGCCGCCGATACCTGTGGAGCCGGCCTCGACCACGCACTGGACCGCACAGGCCGCCACCGCCGCATCGATGGCCTTGCCGCCGCTTTTCAGGATGTCGATAGCGGTCAAGGTTGCCATGGGATGTGAGGTTGCAGCGATGCCGCTGCGGCCAACGGCAAGCGAGCGCCCGGGATGTTCGAAGTTCCGCATGCTATCGTCCTTATCAATAGAGGTTGTTGGCGCGCGCCCATGTATAAGTATCATCGAGCGCCTTCTCCGAGCGGTCGAACATGTCGTTGATCTGCGCTTCCGCGATGATCAGGGGCGGGCAGAGAGAATAGTTGTCACCCATGGCGCGGGTGACGACACCGTGCGCCTGTGCTCGCTTGCCGGCATGTATCGCGACGCCGTTCGCCGGACTGAAGGGTTCCTTAGTCTCCTTGTTTCGGACAAGCTCAAGCGTACCGATCAAGCCACGTCCACGCGCGTTTCCGACGAGCGGATGTTCTGCGAGCGCGCGGAGTCTTCGTTGAAACAGCGGCGCGACATTCTTGACGTGCCCTACGATGTCTCTTTCCTCGTAGATTTTCAGGGTCTCGAGGGCCACTGCAGTGGCGACCGGGTGCCCGCTATAGGTAAAGCCATGCCCGAAGGTGCCGATCTTTTCACTTTCGGCGACGATTGCCGCGTGGACCTTCTCGTTGATCATCAGCGCGGAAATCGGCTGGTATGCCGCCGACAATTGCTTGGCCATGGAAATCATGTCGGGCTGCATGCCGAAGCTCTCGGAGCCGAACATCGTGCCGAGCCGGCCGAAACCACAGATCACCTCATCGGCGATCAGCAAGATATCGTACTTCTTAAGTACAGCCTGGATCTTGTCGTAATAGGTCGGTGGCGGAACGATGCAGCCACCAGACGCCATCAATGGCTCGGCGAAGAAGGCGCCGATCGTGTCCGGTCCCTCGGCAAGAATCAGATTCTCAAGCGAAGCGGCGCAACGCGTCGCGAATTCTTCCTCGGTCTCGCCAGAAAGGCCATAGCGATAGAATTCAGGACAATCGGTATGAAGCACCCCATCGATCGGCAGATCGAAATCGCGATGGTTGTTGGGCAATCCGGTGAGACTTGCGGAGGCAATCGTCACCCCATGATAGGCGCGCCAACGGGAGATGACTTTCTTCTTTTCCGGCTTGCCGATCGCATTGTGGTAGTACCAGACGAGTTTCAGAGCCGTGTCGTTGGCCTCTGAACCCGAATTGGCAAAGAACACCTTCGACATCGGGACCGGAGCAAGGCGGATCAGCCGTTCGGCAAGTTCGATAGCCGTCTCATGCGACTTGCCGCCAAAGCTGTGATAAAAGGGCAATTCCTGCATTTGCCGCATGGCAGCGTCGACGAGCCGTTGCTCGCTAAAGCCAAGCGAAGCGCAAAACAGTCCACCGAGTCCCTCGATATACTTGTTGCCGTCGCTGTCGATGATGTAGATCCCATCTCCCTTGGAAATCACAAGCGGACCGTCCTGCAAATGCTGGGACGCATTCGTATAGGGATGAAGAACGAACGCCGCGTCGCGCGCTTCCAGGGAATTGAGAAGAATGGTCACGATAGCTCTCCGGTGGTGATCCAGGCGTGTTTCATGCAGCCGCCGAACCTTCGAGCGTCCGACGGCTGTCTTTCTTGTGGGTGAAAGATGGTTACCGGTCGATCAGTCGAGGCCGATCTTCATCCACTTTTTTGCAAGCGTGTTGATGGTCCCATCAGACTTCGCCGCGCGGATCGCCTCATCAAGCATCGCCTTGAGTTCGGTGTCGTCCTTGCGAAGGCCGGCTGCGATACCTTGGCCGAATACCCCGCCGGTGAAGGTCGGTCCGGCGATGGTGTAGTCTTTGAAGTCCTCCTTCGACAGCGTCGCGGTGAGCGATGTCGTCTGCGCTATGACGGCGTCGATGCGACCCGCCTGCAGATCGAGGTCGTGTTGCTCGACGGTCTTGTATTCGCGCGGATCGACGACATCCTTGAAAAAAGTGTCGAGGAAAGCGACGTTTGCTGTGGAGACCTGCGCGCCGACAGCCTTGCCGTTCAGGGCGTCCCGAAGAGGCTGCAATTCCTGTTCGACCTTCGCTTTGTCGCCCGCAAGATCGATGGTCGTTCCGGTGCCGGGGAGATTGGCGAGCGGGCCCGACTTTTCAACCATGAAGGCTGCCGCGGTTGGAGCGTAGGGTTCGCTGAAGGAGATGACGGCAAGGCGCTTCTCCGTGACGATCATCGATGCCATGATGACATCGAACTTCTTGGCGGTCAGCGACGGGATGAGTCCGTCCCAGTCCTGCGCGACAATGTTGCATTTGATCTTCATGCGGCCGCAAAGATCATTGGCGAGATCGATTTCAAAACCGGCAAGCTTCCCGTCGGGCCCTGTGAAATTCCAGGGCTCGTAGGCGCCTTCAGTGGCGATGGTGATTTCGGTTGGCTTGCCCTGCGCGTGGACGCTGTTCGCAGCGAAGGCGCCAAGAATCATGCTGGCGAGTGCAAGTTCGATTTTCCTCATTTTCATTCCCCTTTTTGGTTTGGCGCTCATTGTTGAGCGGCTTGCTTTTGATCAGCGTGATGCCTCGATCTGCCGGGACGCGCGGATCCTTATCGCCTCTGCGGCCAGGCAGAGGATCTCGAATAAAACCTGAGCGGCGATCTGCGCCGTATTCGTTGTCGGATCGTATTGAGGCGCGACCTCAACGACGTCGCCGCCGATAATGTCGAGACCTGAAAGGCCGCGAAGGATGCCGAGCGCCTGGGTGGAGGTGAGCCCTCCCACTTCCGGTGTGCCGGTCCCTGACGCAAATGCCGGGTCCAGGGCATCCACGTCGAAGCTGACGTAGGTCGGACCGTCGCCCGCCACCGCGCGAGCCTTTTCGATCACCTGTTTGATGCCAAGTTCTTCAACCTCCTCGGCGTGAATGACGGTCATTCCAGAGGCGTAGGAGAACTCCCAGAGATACTCGGAATTGCCACGGATACCGATCTGGATTGTCCGGCGGGGATCCAGCACGCCGTCAAGCACGGCTTGCCGGAACGGACCGCCATGATGAAACTTGCAGCCCTCAAACGAGCCGCTCGTATCGCAATGAGCATCGATGTGGATCATGCCGACTGGCCGATCGCGGCCGACGGCGCGAAGCAACGGCAGTCCTATGGAGTGATCACCGCCAACCGAGAGCGGCACAACGCCAGCGTCGACCAGACCGCGAACATACCGCTCTATGTCCTCGTGCGAACTAACGAGGTCGAATCGGCTGCGAAAGGGGACATCGCCCACATCTGCGACACGGACGTGGGCAGCGGGGACCGCACGCAACACGTGGTCATACGGCCCTACTCTCTCGACGTTGCGAACGGCGCGGGGACCGAAGCGTGCACCGGGGCGGTTCGTCACGCCCAGATCCAACGGGATGCCGAGAAGTGCCACATCGATATCTGTGAAGCGGGGCGCAGCATCCTGCCGGAGAGGAGCTTTCAGCAATGTTGGAACACCGCAATAGGGGGCCTGGCGGCTATCGCCTTCGCCGAAGACCTGGTCTGCGACCTTGCGAAACTCGGGGTCGAAAATGTCAGCCCCGGACGCATTTCCGTATCGGGCACGGAGTTCCTCAAGGTTCAAGATCTCAGGCATGCAAGGTCCTCCATCCTTCCTTTATCCCCTGGGTCTTGCGGATTCCGCTTTTCGACAGAATCCCATTGATGCTGTGGGCAACATTGTATACATATCTGTATGCCACTTGATCTGGCAAGAGGAAAAACGATATCTTTCTTCGCAGTAGTCCGGCTCTTGCGGCCGCGGACTATGAAAGGGGACTGGTTTGACACTCACCAAAAACGAGCCGCGCGCTACGCTGCGTGAAACGACATATGCTCGATTGAAGGATCTGATCCTCACCGGACAGCTGCGGCCCTCCGAGCGACTCTCCGAAAACGCTCTCGCAAAGAGGCTCGGTGTAAGCCGCACTCCTCTCCGCGAAGCGTTGATGAAGCTCGAAGAGGAAGGCCTGGTCGTCGGCCAAAGAAACCTCGGCTACACGGTTTCGGACTTGGACATCACCGCGTTCTGCAACCTCTTGGTTGTCAGGGAGGCGCTCGATGTGTGCGCGGCCCGGCTCGCGTGCGTCACGGCGACGGAAGAAGACCTCGATAGGCTCCGCGGGGTCATCGCGCAGATGGTCGAACTCAAGGAAAGTGCCGCCGACACTCCTTCAGATGCGGCGCGAAACCTTGATCTTGGTCTCTACATCCACCGCGTTATTCTGGACGCGGCGCGCAATGACGCACTCACTCGGTTGAGCGAGCAGGTCTATCAACAGCTTCGGCTGGCGCTCTGGCTCGAAGTTCTATGGGTAGACCTCGAACATACCGATTTGGATGAGCACCGGGCCATTGCTGATGCCATCTGCGCGCGCGACCCCGAGGCGGCCGAGGCGGCTGCGCGGGCGCATGTTCAGAGCTCACTAAAGAACATGTCGAAACTGCAGCGCATTTGGGCGCATCGGCGGGCTGTGGATTAACTCGCCGGGCGCGGAGAGGCCGGATACGCATGGAACTCATTGACAGGTATTTGGTGCTCGTCGGCTTTGGCGAGACCGGCTGGGGCACATTGCTCCTTAGTGCATCGGCCATGACCCTCGGGGTCTCAATCTGCGGCTTCCTGGCGGGAACGATCCTTGGATCGGTTGTCACGTTCATGAAGCTGTCGCGCTACATGGTGCTCCGCTGGCTGGCGGATGCTTACACGACCATCCTGCGCGGTGTACCCGATCTCCTGGTCATCTATCTTTTCTATTTTGGCGGGAGCGCATTTCTGGGGTATCTCGGCGGTCTCTTTGGCTATCAAGGCTTCATTGGCATGCCGGCTTTCCTCACCGGCACATTGGCGCTCGGCGTTGTTTCCGCCGCATATCAATCCG includes:
- the ggt gene encoding gamma-glutamyltransferase, whose protein sequence is MRNFEHPGRSLAVGRSGIAATSHPMATLTAIDILKSGGKAIDAAVAACAVQCVVEAGSTGIGGDCFALLAPNGSDQVIAYNGSGRTPAAAAFKWFKDQGISEIARSSPHAVTIPGAVDAWTRLVADHGRMSMADILAPAIALARNGYAITPRVAADISHQRAMLTLDSSTRRIFLDNDEAPAVGSIQRQPELAETLSAIGKHGRDAFYRGDVAEDMVSYLQALGGLHTIEDFASAAGEYVAPVSATYRGWTVHECPPNGQGIIALMILKILERFTPSGHPLNADNLHIEVEATRLAYAARERWLADAAISDVPVDFLLSDELADELASKINLDQACDASGFIDGVEHSDTVYISVVDKDRNAVSFINSIFHPYGSGLMAPKSGVLFHNRGQSFVLTEGHPNAIGPRKRPMHTIIPGMVTRNGKAALSFGVMGGHYQAMGHAHFLSKLFDYGMDMQAAIDLPRLFPLPGTTTIEAEEAIRNAIGANLEGRGFKVIPPKWAIGGAQAVWIDHQHGTLLGASDHRKDGCALGY
- a CDS encoding aspartate aminotransferase family protein, whose protein sequence is MTILLNSLEARDAAFVLHPYTNASQHLQDGPLVISKGDGIYIIDSDGNKYIEGLGGLFCASLGFSEQRLVDAAMRQMQELPFYHSFGGKSHETAIELAERLIRLAPVPMSKVFFANSGSEANDTALKLVWYYHNAIGKPEKKKVISRWRAYHGVTIASASLTGLPNNHRDFDLPIDGVLHTDCPEFYRYGLSGETEEEFATRCAASLENLILAEGPDTIGAFFAEPLMASGGCIVPPPTYYDKIQAVLKKYDILLIADEVICGFGRLGTMFGSESFGMQPDMISMAKQLSAAYQPISALMINEKVHAAIVAESEKIGTFGHGFTYSGHPVATAVALETLKIYEERDIVGHVKNVAPLFQRRLRALAEHPLVGNARGRGLIGTLELVRNKETKEPFSPANGVAIHAGKRAQAHGVVTRAMGDNYSLCPPLIIAEAQINDMFDRSEKALDDTYTWARANNLY
- a CDS encoding lysine/arginine/ornithine ABC transporter substrate-binding protein is translated as MRKIELALASMILGAFAANSVHAQGKPTEITIATEGAYEPWNFTGPDGKLAGFEIDLANDLCGRMKIKCNIVAQDWDGLIPSLTAKKFDVIMASMIVTEKRLAVISFSEPYAPTAAAFMVEKSGPLANLPGTGTTIDLAGDKAKVEQELQPLRDALNGKAVGAQVSTANVAFLDTFFKDVVDPREYKTVEQHDLDLQAGRIDAVIAQTTSLTATLSKEDFKDYTIAGPTFTGGVFGQGIAAGLRKDDTELKAMLDEAIRAAKSDGTINTLAKKWMKIGLD
- the speB gene encoding agmatinase; its protein translation is MPEILNLEELRARYGNASGADIFDPEFRKVADQVFGEGDSRQAPYCGVPTLLKAPLRQDAAPRFTDIDVALLGIPLDLGVTNRPGARFGPRAVRNVERVGPYDHVLRAVPAAHVRVADVGDVPFRSRFDLVSSHEDIERYVRGLVDAGVVPLSVGGDHSIGLPLLRAVGRDRPVGMIHIDAHCDTSGSFEGCKFHHGGPFRQAVLDGVLDPRRTIQIGIRGNSEYLWEFSYASGMTVIHAEEVEELGIKQVIEKARAVAGDGPTYVSFDVDALDPAFASGTGTPEVGGLTSTQALGILRGLSGLDIIGGDVVEVAPQYDPTTNTAQIAAQVLFEILCLAAEAIRIRASRQIEASR
- a CDS encoding GntR family transcriptional regulator, producing MTLTKNEPRATLRETTYARLKDLILTGQLRPSERLSENALAKRLGVSRTPLREALMKLEEEGLVVGQRNLGYTVSDLDITAFCNLLVVREALDVCAARLACVTATEEDLDRLRGVIAQMVELKESAADTPSDAARNLDLGLYIHRVILDAARNDALTRLSEQVYQQLRLALWLEVLWVDLEHTDLDEHRAIADAICARDPEAAEAAARAHVQSSLKNMSKLQRIWAHRRAVD
- a CDS encoding ABC transporter permease, producing the protein MELIDRYLVLVGFGETGWGTLLLSASAMTLGVSICGFLAGTILGSVVTFMKLSRYMVLRWLADAYTTILRGVPDLLVIYLFYFGGSAFLGYLGGLFGYQGFIGMPAFLTGTLALGVVSAAYQSEVFRGAFKSIASGELEAASAVGMRPWPKFRRIVAPLVLRYAIPGLGNTWQLVLKESALISVTGLVELLRQSQIAAGSTRRPFEFYLTAVVLYLVITWASSIAFRHLETRTMRGTRSSL